The Arthrobacter zhaoxinii sequence GGCGGGAACGGGAACGGGAACGGGATCGAGGGAGTGCGTGCTCACGGAATTTCTCCTTGCAGTTCGGGGACGCGGACGCCCCGGGAAACCGGAATCTCGAGCGGTTTTAAGGGACCATCCAGCCAAGAATCGAGGTGGACTGCAGCCAGATCAGCACGGTGATGAACGCCAGCAGGCCAAGGCTCCAGCCGATGAGTTTGCGCAGCAGTGTCCCTTCCGCCCCGTCGAGGCCGACGGCGGCGGAGGCGATGGCCAGATTCTGCAGCGAAAGCATCTTGCCCATGACCCCGGCCGAGGAGTTCGCGGCGGCCATGAGCGTGGGCGACAGACCGGTCTCATTCGCCGCGGCAACCTGCAGGGCACCGAAGAGGGAGTTCGACGACGTGTCAGACCCGGTCAAGGCCACGCCGATCCAGCCGAGCAGCGGAGAAAGCAGGGCGAAGAAGCCGCCGGCGGAGGCCAGGGCGACCCCGAGGGTGGTGGTCTGCCCGGACAGGTTCATCACAAAGGACAGCGCCAGCACGGAACAGACCGTCAGGATGGTCCAGCGCAGCTGGACCAGGGTTTCGCCGTACACCTTCACCCCGCGGCGCGGTGCAATCCGATACAGCACCATGGTGACGATTCCGGAGAAAAGCAGCAGGGTGCCGGTTGCCCGGATGTGGTCAAAGCGCAGGGTCTGGGCAGCCACCGGTTCGCCGTTGTTCCCGACGACGTCGAGTCCCGGCCACAGGAACGTGGTGCTCCCGATGCTGGTCAGCCAGGTCTTGACCACGGGGATCTGGGCGATGGAAAACACCACAATGATCACCAGATACGGGGCAATGGCCATCCAGACGTCGTGGCCCGAGGGCCGGCCGCCGGATCCGGTGAGGGTGTCCGTTCCGGTCCGGGTGTCCGTTCCGGCCGCTCCGGTCCCCGACGCCGACGCCGCTTCCCCTGCGTTTTCGGCCTCGCGGGATTCGCCTGTCATCCCGATGATCTCGGCCGGCTGCCAGACACGGAGCATCAGCAGCACTGCGATGACTGTCACCACGGCGGCAACGACGTCGGTCAGTTCCACGATGAAGAAGTTGGAGGCGGCGAACTGCGCCAGTCCAAAAGCAGCTCCGGCCACCAGCGCCACGGGCCACGTTTGCCGCAGCCCGCGCTTGCCGTCCACCAGGAAAACCAGGATCAGCGGAACCACCAGGGCAATAAAGGGTGTCTGCCGTCCGGTCATGGAGGAGAGTTCCTGCAGCGGGATGCCGGTGACACCGTTGAGCGCAATGAGGGGAGCCGCCATCGCACCGAAGGCCACCGGCGCCGTGTTGGCAAGGAGGGCGACAACGGCGGATTTCAACGGCTTCATGCCCGCGGCCATCAGCATGGCGGCCGCAATAGCCACCGGGGCACCGAAGCCGGCCAGGGATTCCAGCAGGGCGCCGAAGCAGAAGGCGATGAGGATCGAGAGGATGCGTAGGTCGTCGGAGATTGACCGGATGGTGCGGCCGAGGACCTCGAACCAGGGCGTTGCCACCGTGAGTTTGTAGATCCACAGGGCGTTGATCAGGATCCAGAGGATGGGAAAGATGGCGTAAAAGGCTCCCAGTCCCGTGGCCGAGAGGACCTGCCCCACCGGCATCCTCCAACCGACCACGGCGAGGATGATGGACAGCGCCAGACTGATCAGGGCCGCCTGGTACGCCTTCATCCGGAAGACGCCCAGCAGGACGAACAAAATCAGCAGGGGCAGCGCCGCCAGGATGGCGGACATGGCCAGGGAACCGGCAATCGGGTCGAGAGGCTGTTGGAAGGCAGCAGTCGTCACAAAAACTCCTTTGTTTTTGTTTCCACATCCACGGTGATGATGCGTTGACCCTAGGCCCGCCCCTTCGCAGGGTCAACGGTTTGGCAGTTTCTGCTTCCTGCTATTGCCGGGGATCGGGATTTCGCGGCTGTTCGCTGCCCATATCCGCTGCTCCAAAGAGTTTCTCGGCGGGTGAATCCGTGTCGGAGTTCGCCCGCGCCATCAGCTCCGGATGATGGAGATCCAGGGCGGGGCGTTCCGAGCGGATCTTGGGCAGCGAGGTGAAATTGTGCCGCGGCGGCGGGCAGGAGGTTGCCCATTCCAGCGAGCCGCCGAAGCCCCAGGGGTCATCCACTTCGACTTTCTTGCCATGCCGCCAGGTGATGTACACATTCCAGGCGAAGGGAATCATGGACAACGCCAGAATCGCGGAGCCAATGGTGGAGAGCTGGTTCATTCCGGTGAAGTTGTCCTCCACAAGATAGTCGGCATACCGCCGGGGCATACCCAGCACACCCAGCCAGTGCTGGATCAGGAATGTGGTGTGGAAACCGAAGAACAGCAGCCAGAAGTGGATCTTGCCAAGACGTTCGTTGAGCATCTTTCCAGTGAATTTGGGCCACCAGAAATAAAATCCCGCAAACATTGCGAAGACCACGGTGCCGAACACCACGTAGTGGAAATGCGCCACCACGAAGTACGTATCCGAGACGTGGAAGTCCAGCGGCGGCGAGGACAGGATGATGCCGGTCAGTCCGCCGAAGAGGAACGTGATCAGGAAACCGAGGCTCCAGAGCATGGGGGTTTCAAAAGTGATGGATCCGCGCCACAGGGTGCCGATCCAGTTGAAGAACTTCACGCCGGTGGGCACTGCGATCAGCATGGTCATGAAGGAGAAGAACGGCAGCAGCACCGCGCCGGTCACGTACATGTGGTGCGCCCAGACCGTGACGGAGAGCGCCGCAATGGCAATGGTGGCGAATACCAGGCCCTTGTAGCCGAAGATGGACTTGCGGCTAAAGACCGGGAAGATCTCGGACACAATGCCGAAGAACGGCAGCGCAATGATGTAGACCTCGGGGTGGCCGAAGAACCAGAAGAGGTGCTGCCAGAGGATGGAGCCGCCGCGTTCGGGATTGTAGATCTCCGCACCGAAGCGCCGGTCTGCGCCGAGGGCAAAGAGTGCTGCTGCCAGGGGCGGGAACGCCATCAGGACCAGGATGGCCGTCACCAAGGTGTTCCAGGTGAAGATCGGCATCCGCCACATGGTCATGCCGGGGGCCCGCAGGCAGATGATGGTGGTGATGAAGTTGACGGCACCGAGGATGGTGCCGAACCCGGAGAGCGCCAGTCCGAAGACCCAGAGGTCTCCCCCGAGCCCGGGGCTGAAGGCAACATTGGACAGCGGTGTATACGCCGTCCAGCCGAAGGACGCGGTGCCCTGCGGGGTCAGGAATCCGGACAGTGCCACCAGCGAGCCGAACAGGAAGAACCAGAACGCGAGTGCATTCAGGCGCGGGAACGCGACGTCGGGCGCCCCGATCTGCAGCGGCATGATCACATTCGCGAAGCCGGCGAAGAGCGGGGTGGCGAACATCAGCAGCATCGCCGTGCCGTGCATGGTGAACAGCTGGTTGTACTGCTCCCGGGTCTGCAGGATCTGCATGCCGGGCTCAAACAGTTCGGCACGGATGAGCAGTGCCATCACGCCCGCCAGCGAGAAAAAGACAAAGGACGCGATCAGGTACATATACCCGATGGTTTTGTGGTCGGTGGAGGTGATCCAGTTGACGACGATCCGCCCTTTGGACACCGGAACCACCCGGGGTGCTACAAACGTTCCGTCCGGTTCCGCGGTGTATTTCACTGTCGACATGGAACTATCCCGATCCGCCGAAGGGTACTGCCCTGCCAGGAACACGAGACTGTGCTTGGTATCGTAGGGCGGCTTGTTACAGCCCGCCAGACCCTCCGGACAATCCATCGGCCGGCCCCGCGGGATTCGCGCGGAACGGCGGCACTGCCGCCGGTTACCGGACTGTCCCGATACCGGTGCCGTATGCGGGAAGGGCAGGGCACAATCGGAGGATGGACCATCACGCCCCCTCAACCGAAATGCCCCGGACCGCTGTGATTACCGGGGCAGGCTCAGGGATTGGCCGGGCTACAGCCCGGGCCTTTCTGGCTGCCGGCTTCCGGGTGGCCCTGGCAGGACGGCGGGAGGCTGAACTGCGGGAAACGGCTGCCGGATCCGCGTCGGCACTTGTGGTGCCCACCGACGTCACCCTGCCCGACGACGTCGAACGGCTTTTCGCCGCCGCTGCGGGGGCGTTCGGACGGGTAGACGTGTTGTTCAACAATGCCGGGACCTTTGGCCCCACGGGCAGCATTGACGAGCTGAGCGTCGAGGACTGGAACCGGACCCTGGCGGTGAATGTCACCGGCACGATGCTGTGTTCAGCGGCGGCCGTACGGCACATGAAGGCTCAAACACCGCAGGGCGGCAGGATCATCAACAACGGCTCCATCTCGGCGCATACGCCGCGTCCGCTCTCGGCGGCGTATACGGCCACGAAGCACGCCGTCACCGGCCTGACCAAAGCAATCGACCTGGACGGGCGGCCCTTCGGTATCAGCTGCGGACAGATCGACATCGGCAATGCGGCCACCGAGCTGCTCACCGGGATCGGCGGCGGGCCGGGTGCGCTGCAGGCCAACGGCACCCGGGCCGTCGAACCTTCGTTTCCGGCCGGGGAAGCCGCTGCCGCGGTGCTGTTTATGGCCTCCGCTCCGGCGTCCGCGAATGTCCGTTCCCTCGTGGTCACCGCGGCCGGCATGCCCTTCGGCGGCCGCGGCTAAGGGTGTTTCATCCGGAGTCTTAGCCCTCTGCGCGGTCGCTTTCCACGTATGCTGGCGGCCATGGGGATACAGAACACCGGGCCCGGGTATTGGCGGGCGGCACAGGACAAGGTTGAACTCTTTCAGCGGAACCCAAGCGAACCTGCGCCGCCGTTCCGGCTGAGCGGTGTGTGGGTGGCACTGTGGATTTTCCTGCTGCTGTTGGGCGGAGTGGTGGCATACCTGGCGTTCGACTCCCTTCAGACCGGAAGGCCGTGGAGGCGGGGCGATAGTGTGTCGAGCTCATGGATCCCCCTCATCCTCGGTCTCGGCCTTATGTCCGCGCCTATCTGGCACTACCCCCAGGTCCGTAAGGACTGGGGCCAGCTGTCTCCCAGGATGACCGTCACGGCCGCCGGCATGGACATTTACGTCATGGCGGCGCCGCGTTCCCTAGGCTGGGAAGCCGTCCGCGGGTTCCGGGTGGACACCACCGGCAGCTGGGACCAGTTGGTAGCCGACCTCACCAAACCGCACCCCAATCCGGTGAAGAAGGGTCCGGCCCAAGTCACCTCGTATCCTGGCGTCTCGTGCCTTGAGCCGCACAGTACCGCCTACGTCCTGAACTCTCTGCTAGCCAGGCCCGACCTCCGCGCGGACCTCGGATCGCCCCGCTCGGAAGCGGAAATCAACGCACTCATGGTCAGCGCAGTTCCGGCAAAGCCCACCGCCTAGGCCCCTCCTCCACCACAGGAGCGGCAGGCCGGGTTCCTAGCCCTCCCGGGCCTTCCGGGTCTGCTTCTCGCTGGCCTTCTGCAGCGCCGCCACCAGCTCATCCTTGGTCATCTTGGAGCGGCCGGAGATTTCCAGACGGGACGCGAGTTCATACAAGTGGTCCTTGGACGCGTTCGCGTCCACTCCCCCGGCGGTGCCCCTGGACGAGTTGCGGCCTTCGGCGGCCCGGGCATCGGAGGGGCCGTTCTGCTCCTTTTCCTCCCAGTGGTCTCCGACCTTTTCGTGGGTGTGCTTGAGCGAGGCGTACGCCGTCCGGGCCGCCCGCTCGCCGTCGCCGTATTCCTTTACCGCGGAGTCGTAAGTCTTGGCAAAGGTGTCCTGCGCCTTGGCATCCGAGCGCTGCAGAGTCGAAGGCAGTTCGCTCTTCACTGCGTGGTCATTCCTGCCGGTCTTAGGCATCCTCGTCCCTGTCCGTAGCGTTCTCTTCGACTCCGTTCGGGTCCATTGCCTCCAGCACCTCGTCCGGATCGGTGTCGTCCGGCAGTGGTTCGGGTTGGCGCCATTCCTCGAGGTGGCCAGGGCGCGTGGTCTTGGTCAGGTCCTCGGTCTCGAGCTTCAGCTCCTCATCGAGGCGGCGCCCGTGGGTGCTGTTTCCGCGTTCAGCCATGATGCGTTCCTTTCGGTCCGTCGGCAGTGAGCGTCCTTACGGTCTACCACCCTTCCCGGCACGGGCTCAACCAAAAAAACTTCTTCGCCGCTCCCGGCAGTGCACGGGAGCGGCGAAGAAGTTTTTTGCAGGACCGGGGGCGATGATTGGTGCCCGGAAAACAGGGGTTAGGCGGTGGCGGCGGCGGCCTCGATGTCGTCGTCGTCGATGCCCAGCATCTCCAGCTTTCCGCTCTTGCGGTCTGCCAGGTACTGCTTCATTTCCTTCTTGATCACGGGCAGCAGCAGGTACACGCCGAGCAGGTTCACAAACGCGCAGACGAACAGTGCGGCATCGGCGAAGCTGATGACCTGGCTGAAGGACAGGACGCAGCCGGCCACGGTGAACGTCAGGAAGATGACCTTGTAGGCGATCTCGCGGCGCTTGCCGCGGCCGAAGAGGTATTCCCAGGACTTCAGACCGTAGTAGGACCAGGTGATCAGGGTGGAGTAGGCGAAGAGCGCCACGGCGATGGAGAGCACGATCGGGAACCATGGCAGGACGGTGGCGAACGCATCGGAGGTGAGGATGACGCCGTCGGGCGCGTCGCCGCCGGCCTGGACCTGGTCAATCCCTGCCTGCAGGCTGGGGGTGGAGGCCATGATGATGGCCAGGGCGGTCATGGTGCAGATGAGCACGGTGTCCACGAGCGGTTCGAAGAGCGCCACGAAGCCTTCGCTGACCGGGCGGCGGGTCTTGACCGCTGAGTGCGCGATGGCTGCGGAGCCGACGCCGGCCTCGTTCGAGAAGGACGCCCGCTGGAAGCCGACGATCATGACGCCGATGATGCCGCCGGCGAAGCCCTCGGGACGGAACGCGCCCTCGATGATGGCACCGAAGGCTGCCGGCACGTTCTCGAAGTTGACGATGATGACGAACAGGCAGGCCAGAATGTAGATGCCGCCCATGGCCGGCACCAGCTTGGAAGTGGTGGCACCGATCGACTTGATGCCGCCGAGGATCACCACGGCCACCAGGGCCGCCAGGACCAGGCCGAAGATCAGGGCCGCGCCCGCGCTGCCGAGGAGCCCGTCGTCGCCGCCCGTGACGTTCTGGATCTGCGCGAAGGTCTGGTTGGCCTGGAACATGTTGCCGCCGGCAATGCCGAAGATCAGGATCGCTACCGCAAAGATCCCGGTGAGGATTTTAGCCGGCCAGTGGCCCAGGCGCCGGAAGGCTACCGGCAGGTACTTGAACGGACCGCCGCTGATGGAGCCGTCCTCGTGGACCTCGCGGTACTTCACGCCCAGCGTGCATTCCGCGAACTTCGAGGCCATGCCCAGCAGTCCGGCCAGGATCATCCAGAAGGTCGCACCAGGGCCGCCCAGGGCCATGGCCGCACCGACGCCGGCGATGTTGCCGAGGCCGACGGTCCCGGACAGGGCCGAGGTAAGGGCCTGGAAGTGCGGCACCTCCCCCGGATCATCTTTGGAGGAGAACTTGCCGCGGACCACCTGGGTCGCCACCTTCAGTCCGCGGAACTGGATGAAACCGAAGTAGAAAGTGAAGACGATGCCGGCGAGGATCAGCCAGGCGACGACTACGGGGAAACTGAAGTCGCCGATGGTGACCGGGAAGAACACGATCCCGGAGAATACGGTGGTAATCGGTTCGAAAAAGGAGTTGACCGCGGAGTCAATGGTGCCGAGCAATCCACCGTCCTCAGATGCCGGTGCCATGGAAACTGCCCGTGCTGCGTTCATTGGTTCGAACCCCTGTTTCAAGTAAGCGTGCTGTCGAATGCGACAACATAGCCTCGCTTAACACAGGGGTATCGCACAAATCACATGCCGTACGTGAGACGGACTGTCAGCACTCCACCACATTGACGGCCAGGCCGCCGAGTGCGGTTTCCTTGTACTTGGAGCTCATGTCCCTGCCGGTTTCCCGCATAGTCACAATGACTTCATCCAGCGAGACCCGGTGTTCGCCGTCGCCCCAGAGCGCCATTTTTGCGGCGTTCACGGCCTTCGCGGCGCCGATGGCATTGCGCTCGATGCAGGGCACCTGCACCAGCCCGCCAATGGGATCGCAGGTCAGGCCCAGGTTGTGCTCCATGGCGATTTCGGCGGCGTTTTCCACCTGCTCCGGCGTGCCGCCCAAAATCTCGGCCAGGCCGGCGGCGGCCATGGACGACGCCGATCCCACCTCGCCCTGGCAGCCTACCTCGGCGCCGGAAATCGAGGCCTGCTCCTTGTAGAGCACACCCACGGCGGCGGCGGCGAGGAGGAAGCGGACCACGACGTCGTCGCGCTGCTCCGGGGTTGCGTTCTCCATGCCGGGGCCGTAGTGCGTGGCGTAGAACATGACGGCGGGGATGATGCCTGCCGCGCCGTTGGTGGGCGCAGTGACCACCCGTCCGCCGGACGCGTTTTCCTCATTGACGGCCAGGGCCACGAGGTTCACCCACTCCTGCCAGAACTTCGGGTCCCGGTCCGGGTCCTCGGCCCGCAGCCGGGTGTGCCAGGCCGGAGCACGACGGCGGACCTTCAGTCCGCCGGGCAGCAGGCCGGTACGGCGGATGGCGGAGTTTTTGCACTCCTCCATAACGTCGCGGATGTGCAGCAGGCCCGAACGGATGTCCGCCTCTGACCGGGAAACCCGCTCATTGGCCAGCATCACTTCGCTGATGCTCAGTCCGCCGGCGGTGCAGTGCTTCAGCAGTCCGACTGCGGTGCGGAAGGGATAAGGCAGATCGGACTTGCTGGCCTCCAGTTCCAGGGCGTCCGCCCGCTCTTCACCCTCGCGGACAATGAAGCCGCCGCCCACGGAGAAGAAGGTGGCCTCCTGCAGCACGGATCCGTCGGCGGCCAGGGCGGCGAACTTCATGCCGTTGGTGTGCCGCGGCAGCACCGTAAGCGGGTGCAGCACAATGTCCGCCTCGCCGTATTCCAGCGGCAAGGCCACGGCGCCGGGAACCTGGGCACACAGCTGCAGTTTCCGGGATGACTCAATATCAGCCAGCCGCTGCTCCACCTGTTCGGGCAGGATCAGCTCGGGAGCGAAGCCTTCCAGGCCCAGCAGCACTGCGGTCATTGTGCCGTGGCCCCGGCCGGTCGCCGCGAGGGAACCGTAGAGGTCCACCCGCAGGCCGGCGACGGCGGCCAGGCTGCCGGCGTCGACCAACTCCGCCGCGAAGACTGCAGCGGCGCGCATCGGGCCCACGGTGTGGGAGCTCGATGGGCCGATGCCCACGGTAAAGAGGTCAAAAACGCCGACTGCCAAGGTATTGCTTCCTAACGGTTTGCCGCAGCGGGGGCAGCGGAGAGGTCCGCTACTTCCGGGTACAGCGGGTGGGCCTGCGCGAGGGCGGTGACGCGCCCGCGCAGCGGTGCCAGGTCCGAGTCCTCGCCTGCAATGAGGGCCTTGGCAATGATATCCGCGACCTCGCGGAACGCGTCTTCGCCGAACCCGCGGGTGGCCAGGGCCGGGGTGCCGATTCGCAGGCCGGAGGTCACCATCGGCGGCCGCGGGTCGAACGGTACGGCGTTGCGGTTCACTGTGATGTCGATCTGCGCCAGCCGGTCTTCGGCTTCCTGGCCGTTGAGGGCGGCGTTGCGCAGGTCAACGAGCACCAGGTGCACGTCGGTGCCGCCGGAGACCACCGAGATGCCGGCCGCGGCGACGTCGTCGGCCAGCAGGCGTTCGGCGAGGATCCGGGCGCCGGCAAGCGTCCGTTCCTGCCGCTCTTTGAACTCAGGGGTGGCGGCGATCAGAAAGGCGGTCGCCTTGCCGGCGATCACGTGTTCCAGCGGGCCGCCCTGCTGGCCGGGGAACACTGCGGAGTTGATCTTCTTGGCAATGTCGGCGTCATTGGAGAGGATGATGCCGCCGCGCGGACCGGCGAGGGTCTTGTGTGTGGTGGTGGTGACCACGTGGGCGTGCGGCACGGGGCTGGGGTGCAGTCCCGCGGCCACCAGGCCGGCGAAGTGCGCCATGTCCACCATGAGGTAGGCACCCACCTCGTCCGCGATGCGGCGGAATTCGGCGAAGTCCAGCTGGCGGGCGTAGGCGGACCAGCCGGCCACAATCAGCTTGGGCTGGTGTTCCTTGGCAAGGGCTTCCACTTCGGCCATGTCCACGCGGTGGTCCTCTTCGGCCACGTTGTAGGGCACCACGTTGTAGAGCCGGCCGGAGAAATTGATCTTCATGCCGTGGGTCAGGTGCCCGCCGTGCGCCAGGGACAGGCCCAGGATGGTGTCTCCCGGCCGGATCAGGGCGTGCATTACGGAGGCGTTGGCCTGCGCGCCGGAGTGCGGCTGCACGTTGGCGAAGCCCGCGCCGAAGAGGGACTTGGCCCGGTCGATCGCCAGCTGCTCAATGACATCCACGAATTCACAGCCGCCGTAGTAGCGGCGTCCCGGGTAGCCTTCGGCGTACTTGTTGGTCAGCACGGAGCCCTGGGCCTCCATGACGGAAACCGCGGTGTGGTTCTCGGAGGCGATCATCTCCAGGCCCTGCTGCTGCCGGCGGAGCTCGTTGTCGATCTGCTCCGCGACCTCGGGATCGACTACAGCCAGCGAATCGTTGAGGTAATCGCTCACAGGTCGCCGCCGTTCTTCTCTGCGTATTCCTCGGCGCTGAGCAGTGCGCCCTCGCTCGTGGCGTTCACGGTGAACAGCCAGCCGGCGCCGTACGGGTCCTCGTTGAGCAGGGCCGGGTTGTCGATGGCCTCCTGGTTGATCTCCACGATCTCGCCGGAAACCGGGGCGTAGAGGTC is a genomic window containing:
- a CDS encoding L-lactate permease, which encodes MSAILAALPLLILFVLLGVFRMKAYQAALISLALSIILAVVGWRMPVGQVLSATGLGAFYAIFPILWILINALWIYKLTVATPWFEVLGRTIRSISDDLRILSILIAFCFGALLESLAGFGAPVAIAAAMLMAAGMKPLKSAVVALLANTAPVAFGAMAAPLIALNGVTGIPLQELSSMTGRQTPFIALVVPLILVFLVDGKRGLRQTWPVALVAGAAFGLAQFAASNFFIVELTDVVAAVVTVIAVLLMLRVWQPAEIIGMTGESREAENAGEAASASGTGAAGTDTRTGTDTLTGSGGRPSGHDVWMAIAPYLVIIVVFSIAQIPVVKTWLTSIGSTTFLWPGLDVVGNNGEPVAAQTLRFDHIRATGTLLLFSGIVTMVLYRIAPRRGVKVYGETLVQLRWTILTVCSVLALSFVMNLSGQTTTLGVALASAGGFFALLSPLLGWIGVALTGSDTSSNSLFGALQVAAANETGLSPTLMAAANSSAGVMGKMLSLQNLAIASAAVGLDGAEGTLLRKLIGWSLGLLAFITVLIWLQSTSILGWMVP
- the ctaD gene encoding aa3-type cytochrome oxidase subunit I — its product is MSTVKYTAEPDGTFVAPRVVPVSKGRIVVNWITSTDHKTIGYMYLIASFVFFSLAGVMALLIRAELFEPGMQILQTREQYNQLFTMHGTAMLLMFATPLFAGFANVIMPLQIGAPDVAFPRLNALAFWFFLFGSLVALSGFLTPQGTASFGWTAYTPLSNVAFSPGLGGDLWVFGLALSGFGTILGAVNFITTIICLRAPGMTMWRMPIFTWNTLVTAILVLMAFPPLAAALFALGADRRFGAEIYNPERGGSILWQHLFWFFGHPEVYIIALPFFGIVSEIFPVFSRKSIFGYKGLVFATIAIAALSVTVWAHHMYVTGAVLLPFFSFMTMLIAVPTGVKFFNWIGTLWRGSITFETPMLWSLGFLITFLFGGLTGIILSSPPLDFHVSDTYFVVAHFHYVVFGTVVFAMFAGFYFWWPKFTGKMLNERLGKIHFWLLFFGFHTTFLIQHWLGVLGMPRRYADYLVEDNFTGMNQLSTIGSAILALSMIPFAWNVYITWRHGKKVEVDDPWGFGGSLEWATSCPPPRHNFTSLPKIRSERPALDLHHPELMARANSDTDSPAEKLFGAADMGSEQPRNPDPRQ
- a CDS encoding SDR family oxidoreductase, whose protein sequence is MDHHAPSTEMPRTAVITGAGSGIGRATARAFLAAGFRVALAGRREAELRETAAGSASALVVPTDVTLPDDVERLFAAAAGAFGRVDVLFNNAGTFGPTGSIDELSVEDWNRTLAVNVTGTMLCSAAAVRHMKAQTPQGGRIINNGSISAHTPRPLSAAYTATKHAVTGLTKAIDLDGRPFGISCGQIDIGNAATELLTGIGGGPGALQANGTRAVEPSFPAGEAAAAVLFMASAPASANVRSLVVTAAGMPFGGRG
- a CDS encoding ChaB family protein, producing MPKTGRNDHAVKSELPSTLQRSDAKAQDTFAKTYDSAVKEYGDGERAARTAYASLKHTHEKVGDHWEEKEQNGPSDARAAEGRNSSRGTAGGVDANASKDHLYELASRLEISGRSKMTKDELVAALQKASEKQTRKAREG
- a CDS encoding alanine/glycine:cation symporter family protein, yielding MAPASEDGGLLGTIDSAVNSFFEPITTVFSGIVFFPVTIGDFSFPVVVAWLILAGIVFTFYFGFIQFRGLKVATQVVRGKFSSKDDPGEVPHFQALTSALSGTVGLGNIAGVGAAMALGGPGATFWMILAGLLGMASKFAECTLGVKYREVHEDGSISGGPFKYLPVAFRRLGHWPAKILTGIFAVAILIFGIAGGNMFQANQTFAQIQNVTGGDDGLLGSAGAALIFGLVLAALVAVVILGGIKSIGATTSKLVPAMGGIYILACLFVIIVNFENVPAAFGAIIEGAFRPEGFAGGIIGVMIVGFQRASFSNEAGVGSAAIAHSAVKTRRPVSEGFVALFEPLVDTVLICTMTALAIIMASTPSLQAGIDQVQAGGDAPDGVILTSDAFATVLPWFPIVLSIAVALFAYSTLITWSYYGLKSWEYLFGRGKRREIAYKVIFLTFTVAGCVLSFSQVISFADAALFVCAFVNLLGVYLLLPVIKKEMKQYLADRKSGKLEMLGIDDDDIEAAAATA
- a CDS encoding L-serine ammonia-lyase; translated protein: MAVGVFDLFTVGIGPSSSHTVGPMRAAAVFAAELVDAGSLAAVAGLRVDLYGSLAATGRGHGTMTAVLLGLEGFAPELILPEQVEQRLADIESSRKLQLCAQVPGAVALPLEYGEADIVLHPLTVLPRHTNGMKFAALAADGSVLQEATFFSVGGGFIVREGEERADALELEASKSDLPYPFRTAVGLLKHCTAGGLSISEVMLANERVSRSEADIRSGLLHIRDVMEECKNSAIRRTGLLPGGLKVRRRAPAWHTRLRAEDPDRDPKFWQEWVNLVALAVNEENASGGRVVTAPTNGAAGIIPAVMFYATHYGPGMENATPEQRDDVVVRFLLAAAAVGVLYKEQASISGAEVGCQGEVGSASSMAAAGLAEILGGTPEQVENAAEIAMEHNLGLTCDPIGGLVQVPCIERNAIGAAKAVNAAKMALWGDGEHRVSLDEVIVTMRETGRDMSSKYKETALGGLAVNVVEC
- the glyA gene encoding serine hydroxymethyltransferase — encoded protein: MSDYLNDSLAVVDPEVAEQIDNELRRQQQGLEMIASENHTAVSVMEAQGSVLTNKYAEGYPGRRYYGGCEFVDVIEQLAIDRAKSLFGAGFANVQPHSGAQANASVMHALIRPGDTILGLSLAHGGHLTHGMKINFSGRLYNVVPYNVAEEDHRVDMAEVEALAKEHQPKLIVAGWSAYARQLDFAEFRRIADEVGAYLMVDMAHFAGLVAAGLHPSPVPHAHVVTTTTHKTLAGPRGGIILSNDADIAKKINSAVFPGQQGGPLEHVIAGKATAFLIAATPEFKERQERTLAGARILAERLLADDVAAAGISVVSGGTDVHLVLVDLRNAALNGQEAEDRLAQIDITVNRNAVPFDPRPPMVTSGLRIGTPALATRGFGEDAFREVADIIAKALIAGEDSDLAPLRGRVTALAQAHPLYPEVADLSAAPAAANR